A genomic stretch from uncultured Cohaesibacter sp. includes:
- a CDS encoding MFS transporter, whose product MLEERTQAAGGIGGNLTNTAAVNDLRSNFGPHGWTMIVFSGLLFWINTGSTVDGLNVILGALSSTFALDYNTMLAWATPATLFSIPAAPVFAWISQRYGPKTAILIGLGLGGTCFGLLGVWGTMFGFLVLFSGVCFCATGYAHIGGNAMIATWFPRKKGLALGWSTMGQNFSTALFVPAMAWLLATFGTRYAFWGITALIVILMILFSLFAKNTPEEAGVAPDNDVMSAEEIAQSACLHREYVCPLSTKEMLGLKAVWYIGLAYGALYMVTVGLVSQLVPRLMSIGYDLQTAISYLTIVALVGVIGSYAWGWLDQKVGTRKASLIYSFWYIIALALNIFELNEISLWISVFMIGFGIGGCGNLATSIVATKFTRGAFIKAWGIINPIQSVVRSCAFALLAFGLTYMGGYAGAYSIFIVVNLIAVVMIWSLDERKIG is encoded by the coding sequence ATGCTCGAGGAAAGAACCCAAGCCGCAGGGGGGATTGGCGGCAATCTGACAAACACAGCAGCAGTCAACGATTTGCGCAGTAACTTTGGACCGCACGGCTGGACCATGATCGTATTTTCAGGACTTTTGTTCTGGATAAACACGGGCTCGACCGTGGATGGTCTCAACGTGATTTTAGGCGCTCTCTCTTCTACTTTCGCGCTCGACTATAACACCATGCTGGCATGGGCAACGCCTGCCACATTGTTTTCCATTCCGGCGGCACCTGTTTTTGCCTGGATCAGCCAGCGCTACGGTCCGAAAACCGCAATATTGATCGGCCTTGGCCTAGGAGGAACTTGTTTCGGTCTTCTGGGTGTCTGGGGCACGATGTTCGGCTTTCTGGTTCTCTTTTCCGGAGTCTGCTTTTGTGCCACCGGCTATGCCCATATTGGTGGGAATGCCATGATTGCCACATGGTTCCCCCGCAAGAAAGGGTTGGCTCTTGGCTGGTCGACGATGGGACAGAATTTCTCCACTGCGCTTTTCGTCCCGGCTATGGCCTGGCTTCTGGCTACTTTCGGCACCAGATATGCTTTCTGGGGGATTACTGCCCTCATCGTCATCTTGATGATCCTGTTTAGCCTGTTCGCAAAAAACACCCCAGAAGAAGCAGGTGTCGCTCCGGACAATGACGTTATGTCAGCCGAGGAAATTGCTCAGAGCGCCTGTTTGCACCGCGAGTATGTCTGTCCTTTGAGCACAAAAGAAATGCTAGGTTTGAAAGCCGTTTGGTATATCGGCCTGGCTTATGGGGCATTGTACATGGTCACGGTCGGCCTGGTCAGTCAGTTGGTACCCCGCCTCATGTCGATTGGCTATGATCTGCAAACGGCCATTTCTTATCTGACAATTGTCGCTTTGGTCGGGGTCATCGGGTCCTACGCTTGGGGATGGTTGGACCAGAAGGTAGGGACACGCAAGGCTTCGCTTATCTATTCGTTTTGGTATATTATCGCCCTGGCCCTTAACATATTTGAACTGAATGAAATCTCGCTCTGGATTTCAGTGTTCATGATTGGTTTTGGAATCGGCGGCTGCGGCAATCTGGCAACATCGATCGTGGCAACAAAATTCACCCGCGGGGCCTTTATCAAGGCTTGGGGTATCATCAACCCGATCCAATCAGTCGTGCGGTCCTGCGCCTTCGCACTTCTAGCCTTTGGCCTCACCTACATGGGAGGCTATGCCGGAGCCTACAGCATTTTCATTGTCGTCAACCTGATTGCCGTCGTCATGATCTGGTCCCTTGATGAAAGAAAAATAGGATAG
- a CDS encoding MFS transporter, producing the protein MTDNSEAIAASELGRAPDTKANFTGKHWQVIIFQGLLFFLGAGVTTHGLNVVIPTLSKTYNLDYAQLLALATPASWAGIVSSYLAAKASEKWGAKLTLLVCLLFTAVFYAALGYASSMMLFVFFFSGVAFFASGGAYIAGPSIIANWFPNKKDLAFGWTTIGQNLSSAFFVMLLAWFLATFGPQWGFSGMSVLLVILFLLFAVFSKNTPEEAGCFPDNDPNWKQHAAVDEGNAGAVNPALTTGALLRNKDVWLLGLGAGGVYIVLVGVLSQLVPRMMDMGLDLQTAIWYMSLSALIGTVGAPFWGWLGQKIGTKWALAFYEAWWVVAIVINLLAGSSVVILWVSLLMIGLSLGGATNLTTSVVAGKFRRKAFAPAFGVVSPIQSIVRCFAFSILALGLNYLGGLAGAWALLGGIGVLTVVCYLLVDPTPVE; encoded by the coding sequence ATGACCGATAATTCTGAGGCGATTGCCGCAAGTGAGCTTGGCAGAGCTCCCGACACAAAGGCGAACTTTACTGGCAAACACTGGCAGGTAATCATCTTTCAAGGATTGCTGTTCTTCCTTGGTGCAGGCGTAACGACGCATGGTCTTAATGTTGTTATTCCAACATTGTCTAAGACATATAATCTAGACTATGCGCAACTGCTTGCGCTCGCAACGCCTGCCTCTTGGGCAGGGATTGTTTCAAGTTATCTCGCTGCCAAGGCGTCAGAGAAGTGGGGTGCAAAACTCACCCTCCTCGTTTGCCTGCTTTTCACTGCAGTCTTCTATGCCGCATTGGGGTATGCAAGCTCGATGATGCTGTTCGTCTTCTTTTTCTCCGGTGTCGCATTCTTTGCTTCGGGTGGCGCTTATATTGCCGGTCCGTCGATCATTGCCAACTGGTTTCCCAACAAGAAAGATCTTGCCTTTGGTTGGACCACCATTGGCCAGAACCTGTCTTCGGCCTTCTTTGTGATGCTGCTTGCCTGGTTCCTCGCAACATTTGGCCCCCAGTGGGGCTTCTCGGGCATGTCGGTGCTGCTTGTCATCCTGTTTTTGCTGTTTGCGGTGTTTTCCAAGAATACGCCTGAAGAAGCGGGTTGCTTTCCGGACAATGATCCGAACTGGAAACAGCATGCGGCTGTTGACGAAGGCAATGCGGGGGCTGTCAATCCGGCCCTGACCACCGGTGCTCTGCTTAGAAACAAAGATGTCTGGTTGCTCGGTCTTGGCGCCGGAGGTGTCTATATCGTGCTCGTTGGTGTGCTCAGTCAGTTGGTCCCTCGTATGATGGACATGGGGCTCGATCTGCAGACTGCAATCTGGTACATGAGCCTTTCTGCTCTGATCGGTACCGTTGGCGCGCCATTCTGGGGCTGGCTTGGTCAGAAGATCGGAACGAAATGGGCGCTTGCATTCTATGAAGCCTGGTGGGTTGTGGCGATTGTCATAAATCTGCTGGCGGGTTCCAGCGTCGTGATCCTCTGGGTATCGCTGTTGATGATCGGTCTCAGCCTTGGAGGCGCAACAAATTTGACGACCTCTGTGGTCGCCGGCAAATTCCGTCGCAAGGCCTTTGCTCCGGCCTTTGGTGTCGTGTCGCCGATCCAGTCAATCGTTCGCTGCTTTGCCTTCTCAATTCTGGCGCTTGGCCTCAACTATCTGGGAGGGCTCGCTGGCGCTTGGGCTCTGCTTGGTGGTATTGGCGTCCTCACGGTCGTCTGCTATCTGCTGGTTGATCCGACACCAGTAGAGTAA
- a CDS encoding CoA-transferase yields the protein MDIRNRIAKRVAAFFKPGDVVNLGIGMPSLCPNYSDPSVMFHTENGLIGTGATATGLHSRDNFTNASGQPFVPLAGAVSFDSATSFAIVRSGRLAATVLGALQVAENGDLANWARPGFMVGMGGAMDLVTGVPNVIIAMELCTKKGEPKILKECSFPLTGKKVVSHIVTEFCVIDVTPKGLVLTDLLEGVTPDAIRSKIEPDLLIADDLKVMEA from the coding sequence ATGGATATCCGCAACAGAATTGCAAAACGCGTTGCCGCCTTCTTCAAGCCTGGCGATGTTGTGAATCTCGGCATCGGCATGCCGAGCCTTTGTCCGAACTATTCCGATCCGTCCGTCATGTTCCACACGGAAAACGGCCTGATCGGCACCGGGGCGACGGCAACAGGGCTGCATTCTCGTGACAATTTCACCAATGCATCTGGGCAACCCTTCGTCCCGTTGGCCGGAGCCGTCTCCTTTGACAGCGCAACCTCCTTTGCCATCGTTCGCTCGGGCCGGCTGGCTGCTACCGTTCTGGGGGCGCTCCAAGTGGCCGAGAATGGCGATCTGGCAAACTGGGCCCGCCCCGGCTTCATGGTTGGTATGGGTGGTGCCATGGATCTGGTAACCGGGGTTCCCAACGTCATCATCGCCATGGAGCTTTGCACCAAGAAGGGCGAGCCGAAGATTCTCAAGGAGTGCTCTTTCCCGCTGACCGGCAAGAAGGTGGTCAGTCACATCGTTACCGAGTTCTGCGTGATTGATGTGACTCCGAAAGGTCTTGTCCTGACTGATCTTCTTGAAGGGGTTACCCCTGACGCGATCAGAAGCAAGATCGAGCCAGATCTTCTCATCGCTGATGACCTCAAGGTCATGGAGGCCTGA
- a CDS encoding CoA transferase subunit A — MTTGKLANRDAIIAKFKDGMTIMNGGFANKGMPEAIIDCVLESGARHLTLISNDTGDPNETVGRLVHEGRIDKAICSHIGMNSETVGLYREGKIAIEFCPQGSLMERIRAGGSGLGGVLTKTGLGTLMEEGKQIIEVDGQPYILETALRADISMVRCRMADPLGNLAYRGTSRNTNALVAMAGDLTIVDADLIVELDEIGIDHIHTPGVFIDMVLAK; from the coding sequence ATGACAACAGGAAAATTGGCCAATCGTGACGCCATCATTGCCAAATTCAAGGATGGCATGACCATCATGAATGGCGGCTTCGCAAACAAGGGCATGCCGGAGGCAATCATCGACTGCGTTCTGGAAAGCGGCGCCCGCCACCTTACCCTGATCTCAAACGACACCGGCGATCCCAACGAAACCGTCGGCCGCCTCGTGCATGAAGGCCGCATCGACAAGGCCATCTGTTCCCATATCGGTATGAACAGCGAAACCGTTGGCCTTTATCGTGAGGGCAAGATCGCAATCGAGTTCTGTCCGCAAGGTTCGCTGATGGAACGCATCCGGGCCGGCGGCTCGGGGCTTGGTGGTGTGCTGACCAAGACGGGCCTTGGCACTCTGATGGAAGAAGGCAAGCAGATCATCGAAGTGGATGGGCAGCCTTACATTCTGGAGACCGCCCTGCGTGCAGATATCTCCATGGTGCGCTGCCGCATGGCTGATCCGCTTGGCAACCTTGCCTACCGAGGCACTTCCCGCAACACCAATGCCCTTGTCGCCATGGCTGGGGATCTGACGATTGTGGATGCTGATCTGATCGTGGAACTGGACGAAATCGGTATCGACCACATCCACACACCGGGTGTGTTCATCGACATGGTTCTGGCCAAGTAA
- a CDS encoding thiolase family protein — translation MKEAVIVSAVRTPVGRCRGKLASVPAHILGAAAVKEAVSRSGIDPNRIEDCIFGNLMNNEILNMGRMVALEADLPISVPGITLDRQCAASLNALAYGAMQIMCGFSDVIVAGGVESDSRRTYTMQKLEQPYSVAPPVIDARWTAPDRKGNVPMGITAENIAKRYGFSRTQLDEFAVRSHQLAAAAVEAGRFVEQIVPISVPQRKMAPILVDRDECVRAESSVETLAGLRPAFIKDGLVTAGNSSPMSDGAGAMVIMERSLAEAEGLDCLGVFRGYAATGVDPHYMGLGPIAATEKLMRQTGLKVDDIDLWELNEAFSAQSLACIKEIGMPLDRVNPNGGALALGHPLAGTGAILTAKTVHEMKRNSNINKAVISFCVGGGQGVSVLLTRD, via the coding sequence ATGAAAGAAGCAGTTATTGTATCTGCTGTGCGCACGCCTGTTGGCCGATGCCGCGGCAAGCTGGCCTCTGTCCCGGCGCATATTCTCGGCGCTGCGGCTGTCAAGGAAGCTGTAAGTCGCTCCGGGATTGATCCCAATCGCATCGAGGATTGCATTTTCGGCAACCTGATGAACAATGAAATCCTGAATATGGGGCGTATGGTGGCGCTGGAAGCCGATCTGCCGATCTCTGTTCCGGGGATCACTCTCGATCGCCAGTGTGCCGCCTCGCTCAACGCGCTCGCTTATGGTGCGATGCAGATCATGTGCGGTTTTTCTGATGTGATTGTTGCTGGCGGTGTGGAAAGCGACAGTCGCCGCACCTACACCATGCAGAAGCTGGAACAGCCCTATTCTGTTGCTCCTCCGGTGATTGATGCCCGCTGGACCGCTCCGGACCGCAAGGGCAACGTGCCGATGGGGATTACCGCCGAGAATATTGCCAAACGCTATGGCTTCAGCCGCACCCAGCTTGACGAGTTTGCGGTACGCAGCCACCAGCTGGCCGCTGCCGCAGTTGAAGCTGGCCGGTTTGTTGAACAGATTGTTCCGATCTCGGTGCCGCAACGCAAAATGGCCCCGATCCTCGTTGACCGCGACGAATGTGTCCGTGCAGAGAGTTCTGTCGAAACTCTGGCGGGTCTGCGTCCGGCCTTCATCAAGGATGGCCTTGTCACTGCGGGCAACTCCTCACCGATGAGTGATGGCGCCGGCGCCATGGTGATCATGGAGCGGTCGCTGGCCGAAGCGGAAGGCCTTGACTGTCTCGGTGTCTTTCGTGGCTATGCGGCAACCGGCGTTGATCCACATTACATGGGGCTTGGTCCGATTGCTGCAACGGAAAAGCTGATGAGGCAGACTGGCCTCAAGGTTGACGATATCGACCTTTGGGAACTGAACGAGGCCTTCTCGGCCCAGTCTCTGGCATGCATCAAGGAAATAGGCATGCCGCTTGACCGTGTCAATCCGAATGGCGGCGCACTGGCTCTGGGCCATCCATTGGCTGGCACCGGCGCGATCCTTACTGCCAAAACTGTACACGAGATGAAGCGCAACTCCAACATCAACAAGGCGGTCATTTCCTTCTGTGTTGGCGGTGGTCAGGGCGTTTCGGTGCTTTTGACGAGGGACTGA
- a CDS encoding 3-keto-5-aminohexanoate cleavage protein, which produces MSLENKVIISAALTGAMTPKSANEAIPLTPEEIAEDAYKCWKAGAAVVHLHMRDDEGMGVMDPARFEETIKLIRAHEDCDLVINCTTSGDHRADDDLRMAHVRTLDGIEIASYDAGSFNWMPGGIFANSPQFLAKLGQAMIDRNIKPEIEIFDAGMLGVANYFINDGKIKTPAHYQLCLGVVGAMPATVENLLYLSSKLPKGSTWSAFGIGRGHLPIMYATLALGGHLRVGLEDNIYFSKGVKATNVQLVNRAADAIKVFGKQTATPAEAREILGLPALKR; this is translated from the coding sequence ATGAGTCTAGAAAACAAAGTCATTATTTCTGCGGCGCTGACTGGTGCCATGACGCCCAAAAGTGCGAACGAGGCAATTCCCCTTACCCCAGAAGAAATCGCTGAAGATGCCTACAAGTGCTGGAAAGCCGGTGCTGCTGTGGTTCACCTGCATATGCGGGATGATGAAGGCATGGGTGTCATGGACCCGGCCAGATTCGAGGAAACCATCAAGCTGATCCGGGCTCATGAAGATTGCGATCTCGTGATCAACTGCACCACCTCTGGCGATCATCGCGCTGATGACGATCTGCGTATGGCGCATGTACGCACGCTCGACGGCATCGAAATCGCATCCTATGACGCAGGTTCCTTTAATTGGATGCCGGGGGGGATCTTTGCGAACTCGCCGCAGTTTCTTGCCAAGCTTGGCCAGGCGATGATCGACAGGAATATCAAGCCGGAAATAGAGATCTTCGACGCCGGCATGCTCGGGGTTGCTAACTATTTCATCAATGATGGAAAGATCAAGACCCCCGCACATTACCAGCTCTGCCTCGGTGTTGTCGGTGCGATGCCAGCAACCGTCGAAAACCTGCTGTATCTGTCATCCAAATTGCCGAAGGGATCAACCTGGTCCGCTTTCGGCATCGGTCGCGGTCATTTGCCAATCATGTATGCCACACTGGCTCTCGGCGGACATCTGCGTGTCGGCCTTGAAGACAATATCTATTTCTCCAAGGGAGTGAAGGCCACCAACGTCCAGTTGGTCAATCGTGCCGCCGATGCCATCAAGGTGTTCGGAAAGCAGACTGCCACTCCTGCTGAAGCTCGCGAAATTCTCGGTCTTCCTGCCCTAAAGCGCTGA
- a CDS encoding TRAP transporter large permease subunit — protein MTPPVGRTLLIGYSIGNVSVEKVIKPLLRFFEMPVLTVLLIAYVQKITLFVPSLLR, from the coding sequence TTGACGCCGCCGGTGGGACGTACGCTCCTCATTGGCTATAGCATTGGCAATGTATCAGTCGAAAAGGTGATCAAGCCGCTTCTGCGCTTCTTTGAAATGCCGGTCTTGACGGTTCTGTTGATTGCCTATGTGCAAAAAATCACTCTGTTCGTTCCAAGCCTGTTGCGGTGA
- a CDS encoding GntR family transcriptional regulator, whose amino-acid sequence MSKQETKYSQALDTIRRSICLANSDEEMILRETSLAEDFGMSRTPIRQILQRLAYEGLVETRSGVGNVVVPLLPEHRARDFLTHKGILQAALLFDLPDLTIGQHSEIVAAAAMADLFKDDDLNTLYDIRNRLHFIMSGLMPDPIISNAFSVSHWRTIRRHAGDFSANPTVAGDNLRALVEQVAGYEAQNATDLFKRFIMAECPD is encoded by the coding sequence GTGAGCAAGCAGGAAACCAAATACAGCCAAGCCCTTGATACAATTCGCCGTTCCATTTGCCTTGCGAACAGCGACGAGGAAATGATCCTCAGAGAAACCTCTCTGGCCGAAGACTTCGGCATGTCGCGAACGCCCATCCGCCAGATCTTGCAGCGTCTTGCCTATGAAGGTCTGGTAGAAACGCGCAGCGGCGTGGGCAATGTGGTCGTTCCGCTGCTGCCCGAGCATCGCGCGCGGGACTTTCTGACTCATAAAGGAATTTTGCAGGCGGCGCTGTTGTTCGACTTGCCAGACCTGACCATTGGCCAGCATTCAGAGATTGTTGCCGCCGCCGCAATGGCCGATCTTTTCAAGGATGACGATCTGAACACACTGTACGACATCAGAAATCGGCTGCATTTCATCATGTCCGGCCTGATGCCGGACCCGATCATTTCGAACGCCTTCTCCGTTAGCCATTGGCGGACCATCCGGCGGCACGCTGGTGACTTTTCCGCCAATCCGACTGTGGCGGGCGACAATCTACGTGCACTCGTCGAGCAGGTCGCTGGCTACGAGGCGCAGAATGCAACGGATCTCTTCAAGCGCTTCATCATGGCTGAATGCCCGGATTGA
- a CDS encoding ABC transporter permease subunit (The N-terminal region of this protein, as described by TIGR01726, is a three transmembrane segment that identifies a subfamily of ABC transporter permease subunits, which specificities that include histidine, arginine, glutamine, glutamate, L-cystine (sic), the opines (in Agrobacterium) octopine and nopaline, etc.), protein MPPPRKSQFKRADIVAAGLLLAFIFFAVSNILTNLEAAGAKPGFGFLSKEAGFDVSEALIPYSPSEPYFRVIIAGVLNTLWLSVVCILCSTVIGVLFGLLSVGPSPVGRWLARSYVDLFRNLPKILILLVLYVTAVNGLPHVRQALSLGPFHLSNRSINFPVPIWQISHIAVILSCLIGGVMWTCRSKFSNLVRPSRQPSTRVLFKLVAIATPVLVVWATGATLSFDVPVMKGFDFSGGGRVSLQFAVVATTLSIYHGAQIAEVVRGGLLAVPSGQFEASQALGLKSWQTIRLVILPQVMRIVIPPMNNQYVNLIKNTSIAIAVGYSDLMSVSGTIINQSFKPLEMMLITMAIYLSLCLSLTASVNRWHQHITKRESR, encoded by the coding sequence ATGCCACCGCCCCGGAAAAGTCAATTCAAGCGCGCCGATATTGTCGCGGCGGGTTTGCTTTTGGCCTTCATTTTCTTCGCCGTTTCCAACATCCTGACGAACCTTGAGGCAGCAGGGGCCAAGCCCGGGTTTGGCTTTCTGAGCAAGGAAGCCGGGTTTGATGTCAGCGAGGCTCTGATCCCCTATTCCCCGAGTGAGCCCTATTTCCGCGTCATCATCGCCGGGGTGCTCAACACGCTCTGGCTTTCGGTGGTCTGCATCCTCTGCTCTACCGTCATCGGCGTTCTTTTCGGACTGCTTAGCGTTGGTCCGAGCCCGGTAGGTCGCTGGCTGGCGCGGTCCTATGTTGACCTTTTCCGGAACTTGCCGAAGATTCTCATTCTTCTGGTTCTCTATGTCACTGCGGTCAATGGACTGCCCCATGTACGGCAGGCATTGTCATTGGGGCCATTCCACCTGTCCAATCGTTCGATCAACTTCCCGGTGCCGATCTGGCAGATCAGTCATATCGCCGTCATCCTCTCTTGCCTCATCGGGGGCGTGATGTGGACCTGTCGGTCGAAATTTTCCAATCTTGTGAGGCCAAGTCGTCAGCCCTCAACGCGCGTCCTGTTCAAGCTGGTTGCCATCGCCACGCCGGTGCTGGTCGTCTGGGCAACCGGGGCAACGCTCAGCTTTGATGTTCCCGTGATGAAAGGATTCGACTTCAGTGGCGGAGGTCGTGTCTCGCTGCAGTTTGCCGTGGTAGCGACAACATTGAGCATTTATCACGGGGCGCAGATCGCGGAAGTGGTCAGAGGGGGGCTTCTCGCGGTGCCTTCGGGGCAATTTGAAGCCTCACAAGCGCTGGGCCTGAAGAGTTGGCAAACCATCCGTCTGGTTATCCTGCCGCAGGTGATGCGCATCGTCATCCCTCCGATGAACAACCAGTATGTCAACCTGATCAAGAACACGTCCATAGCCATCGCCGTGGGTTATTCCGACCTTATGTCAGTGTCGGGCACAATCATCAACCAGAGCTTCAAACCGCTTGAGATGATGCTCATCACCATGGCGATCTATCTAAGCCTGTGCCTTTCGCTCACCGCGTCGGTCAACCGTTGGCATCAGCATATCACGAAGCGAGAGAGCCGATGA
- a CDS encoding amino acid ABC transporter permease — protein sequence MTMSTTARYSALRRVVVSAFSSPIAAVLSLLSGAVMIVVAWNAFRWMVLEAIWPWQGAALCAEASGMCWPFIVEKIRFILFGTFPYEAQFRPALVSILLCALTLLTCRQMLGKSPRLRVNQMVGLWALGICLSFSLMAGGFLGLAPVDPVRWNGLPVLLMLSIIAIALAFPLGVLLALARVQKSHWFLSRFASTYIEITRGIPMLTILFVGIFVLPLLLPANTSISPITATLTVLVLFHASYFAEDVRSGLLSLPTGQSEAAQSLGLPYWKMTRLIVLPQAIQRCLPSLVNSIIGAYKDTSLVVVVGILDLTATARMSFGDPGWRAYGVEAYLVVGIWFFLSSAYLSSVGKRLQKNAPR from the coding sequence ATGACCATGAGCACCACCGCGCGTTACTCGGCCCTCCGCCGCGTCGTCGTCTCCGCCTTTTCCTCACCGATCGCTGCTGTGTTGTCTCTCCTGTCCGGAGCTGTGATGATAGTGGTGGCGTGGAACGCTTTTCGATGGATGGTGCTTGAGGCCATCTGGCCCTGGCAGGGCGCCGCACTTTGCGCTGAGGCGAGCGGCATGTGCTGGCCTTTCATCGTCGAGAAAATCCGTTTCATCCTGTTCGGCACCTTCCCCTATGAGGCCCAATTCCGTCCTGCGCTGGTCTCGATCCTTTTGTGTGCATTGACCCTTTTGACCTGCAGGCAAATGCTTGGCAAAAGTCCACGCCTTCGTGTCAACCAGATGGTCGGCCTTTGGGCGCTCGGAATTTGCCTGAGCTTTAGCCTGATGGCAGGCGGCTTCTTGGGACTTGCTCCAGTCGACCCAGTGCGCTGGAACGGCCTTCCCGTGCTCCTGATGCTGTCGATTATCGCGATTGCCCTCGCTTTTCCGCTTGGCGTGCTTCTAGCGCTCGCTCGGGTGCAGAAGAGCCACTGGTTCCTTTCGCGGTTTGCCTCGACCTATATCGAGATCACGCGCGGTATTCCCATGCTGACGATCCTGTTTGTCGGAATATTCGTGCTGCCACTTCTGCTGCCTGCCAACACCAGTATTTCGCCCATCACGGCCACCCTGACAGTGTTGGTGCTGTTTCATGCCTCCTATTTTGCCGAGGACGTGCGCAGCGGGTTGCTGTCCCTCCCCACCGGGCAAAGTGAAGCGGCCCAATCGCTCGGATTGCCCTATTGGAAAATGACGAGATTGATCGTGTTGCCGCAAGCGATCCAGCGCTGTCTCCCGTCATTGGTGAACAGCATCATTGGTGCCTACAAAGATACTTCGCTGGTGGTCGTCGTCGGCATTCTCGACCTGACTGCCACGGCCCGCATGTCGTTCGGCGATCCGGGTTGGCGCGCCTACGGGGTGGAAGCCTATCTCGTTGTCGGCATCTGGTTCTTCCTGTCCAGCGCCTATCTTTCTTCGGTGGGCAAGAGGCTGCAGAAGAACGCGCCTCGCTGA
- a CDS encoding transporter substrate-binding domain-containing protein produces MKHILTSALLLSMTAFIAPAHAGPILDDIKANDKLICLVNPNSPGFSVPDSQGIYQGFNTDFCRMAAAAILGDANKADIRGIGFSDSMKTIVAGGAHMASRSITETGTRDADAGMAFVVTTFFDGQGFMVPNALNVSSAKDLNGATVCAEDGSTTLLNIADWFGDRGIEYRIENIADKTARLEAFFSGKCDVYASDVTALLSDRLLSKDPSAYSILPEVISAEPLTLVTQPDQALESAVFWAFQVMLNADKFGITSKTVDKIVADLENQPKGVKRLFAEDSATAEMADKLGMPKDWAYKVISQVGAYSEVFERHLGKGTPFALDLKNSSNALVADGGVMYAYPIR; encoded by the coding sequence ATGAAACATATTTTGACTTCGGCTCTTCTGCTCTCCATGACGGCCTTCATCGCACCGGCTCATGCTGGCCCGATTCTTGACGACATCAAGGCCAACGACAAACTGATCTGCCTTGTAAACCCCAACTCTCCGGGCTTCTCGGTGCCTGACAGTCAGGGTATCTATCAGGGTTTCAATACAGACTTCTGCCGCATGGCCGCAGCTGCCATACTGGGCGATGCCAACAAGGCTGACATTCGCGGCATTGGCTTCTCAGACTCGATGAAAACCATCGTTGCTGGCGGTGCACATATGGCATCCCGCTCCATCACGGAAACCGGCACGCGCGATGCGGACGCTGGTATGGCATTTGTCGTCACCACCTTCTTTGACGGTCAGGGCTTCATGGTACCGAATGCGCTCAATGTTTCGAGCGCAAAAGACCTCAACGGCGCGACCGTATGCGCAGAGGATGGCTCCACCACCCTGTTGAATATCGCAGACTGGTTCGGGGATCGCGGTATTGAATACCGGATTGAAAACATCGCCGACAAGACCGCCCGTCTCGAGGCCTTCTTCTCTGGCAAATGCGATGTCTATGCCTCGGATGTCACGGCTCTCTTGAGCGACCGTCTGCTCTCCAAGGATCCATCCGCCTACAGCATCCTGCCTGAAGTGATTTCCGCCGAGCCTCTGACGCTCGTCACGCAACCGGATCAGGCTCTTGAATCTGCCGTCTTCTGGGCCTTTCAGGTGATGCTGAACGCGGACAAGTTCGGCATCACCTCCAAAACCGTCGACAAGATCGTGGCCGATCTAGAAAATCAGCCCAAAGGCGTCAAACGCCTGTTTGCCGAAGACAGTGCCACCGCTGAAATGGCCGACAAGCTCGGCATGCCCAAAGACTGGGCCTACAAGGTCATCAGCCAGGTCGGCGCCTACTCCGAAGTATTCGAGCGCCATCTTGGCAAAGGCACCCCCTTCGCTCTCGATCTGAAGAACTCAAGCAATGCGCTCGTTGCTGACGGTGGCGTGATGTACGCCTATCCCATTCGCTGA